The region TGTTCCTTTGTTGACCGTGCTCTCGACGTCGATCGTCCCGTTGTGGGCAAGGACGATGCGCTTGACGATCGCGAGACCGAGGCCGGTGCCGGGGCGTCCGTGGTCGGTGGCACGGGAGTAGAAGCGCTCGAAGATGCGCCGCAAATCCCGGGCGGGGATTCCCTGGCCGGTGTCGGACACTCTCAGGATGATATGAGAGGCGTCTGCGGTGGCGGAAACGCTTATTGCACCAGCCTGCGTGAAGCGATAGGCGTTCTCGATCAGGTTGATGAACAGCTGCAGCAGCATCAGACGGTCAGCGTACAGGAACCGTCCCTCGCTGTCTACCGAGAACCTTAGAGCGACACCAGTCTCGCGCCCCTGTTTGTCGAACAGCTCTACCAGGTCACGCTGCAGCTCGCTGAAGTCCACAAGTTCGATCTCCGGCGCCCTGTTCTCGAAGCGAGAGAGAAGCGAGATGTCAGACGAAAGGGCGATGAGACGGTCGACGTTTCGCTCAACGATGTCAAGATAGCGAACGTTACCAGGCTCTTCCCTCAGCAGTTCGAGATACCCCCGGATGGCGGTCAATGGGGTCTTGAGTTCGTGGGAAGCGTTGGCGACGAAATCGGCCTTGATGCGCGGCAGCGCCATGGCATCCGTGATGTCCTCAAGGACGACCAGCACGCGCTGCTTGCCGAATGTCATCTCATCCAGTTCGTGGACACTGCAGGAGTAGTACCGACCGCGGTCCTCGGCGACGACCGTCTGCGGCCGATGCTCGCCGATGCAGCGCTCAATGGCTGCAAGGCAGTCAGGGAGTGTGACGAGTTCCGCAATATGGCGCCCTGTTACCGGCAGGGAATTGCCACCGAAAAGATGTCCGAAGTGTGTGTTGGCCGAGAGAACGGCGCCGGTGCTGTCGAGAATGGCAATCGCCTGCGGAACAGCGTCCAGAACGGCAGAGAGGACTGAGGATTGCGAATGTTCCCGCAGGGTGAGCATCTCGCTTTCCTGCAGCAGCGCGTAGCTTGCTCTCTGCGCTCGTCCGAGTTCGGTGACGTCGGCGTGCATGGCAAGGCCTGCCAGGCCCTGTACTGAACGACGTTCCAGAGCGTCGGCGAGGTCCGCCAACGGCCTGGTGGCAATGCGTGCAAGCACGACTGCCAGGACGAGCCACAGTGCGCTGACGACAAGCAGGAGAGGCAGAGCCCAGGAGAGCGTTCTGGACGCGGACTGCCAGGTCAGGCCGACCGGTGAACTTGCAGCGGCAAAGCCGATGAGCAAGCCTGAGTCTCGGATCGCAACACAGACGGTGCGTTCGCGCTGTCCCGATTCGATGCGATAGGACACGGCAATGCCCACGCCGCCTGCAGTGGCTTGTTTCACTTCGGAGTCAGCGAGGCGGTTGGCGACCACGCCTGGATCGAACTTCGAATCGGCGACAGTCGAACCCTCAGTATCCAGGATGGTCAGGCGAAGTCCGGCAGGAAGATCCCCACGGACCAGGGGGACAGCAGGGCTCCCGGCATGGACGGCGGCGTACGTGTTGGACAACAGCAGTGCGGAAGCCTCGAGGCGGCTGACCTCATCGATGCTTGCCTGACGATACACTAACGTGACCAGGGCAACCAGTGCGGTCGCAAGTACGAGGCTGGTGACGATAAGGATGACGCTGAGCACGTGGAGGGTGTACGGTCGACGCTGGATCATGCTTCGTCCTCGAGGTAGTACCCGAAACTGCGTGACGTGCGAAGCAGATGCGCAGCGTAGCTGAGTTTGCGGCGGATGCTGGTGATATGGACGTCGACGACGCGTTCCATGGCGTCGGTCTCACCGGTGGCCCGCAGCAGGTCTTCACGGGAGACGACCGAACCCTTCCGCTCGACCAGCGTAGCCAGGATGTGGTACTCTGCGGGCGTCAGATCGATCGGCTTCCCGCCGACACTCGCCGTCTTGCGTGCCGAGTCGACGGCAATCGGTCCCGCGGTCATGGCCCTCTGTTGGGACGCAGTGGAACCCACCTGCGCGCGACGCAGCATGGCGCCCACCTGAGCGACGAGCTCGTGGGGGTTGAACGGCTTGCGGACATAAGTGTCTGCGCCCAGTCCCAGCGTGAGAATGACATCGCTCTCGGCCGCCCTGGCGCTGCAGACGACAATGGGCATGGCGTTGCACGAAGGACGGCTGCGCACTGCCTTGA is a window of Coprothermobacter sp. DNA encoding:
- a CDS encoding DNA-binding response regulator translates to MLEDDDDIRELIGLYLKRNSMEPVPFASPVTFLSWLDTQRQPPDLLILDLMMPELSGADVIKAVRSRPSCNAMPIVVCSARAAESDVILTLGLGADTYVRKPFNPHELVAQVGAMLRRAQVGSTASQQRAMTAGPIAVDSARKTASVGGKPIDLTPAEYHILATLVERKGSVVSREDLLRATGETDAMERVVDVHITSIRRKLSYAAHLLRTSRSFGYYLEDEA